The Coffea eugenioides isolate CCC68of chromosome 8, Ceug_1.0, whole genome shotgun sequence genome has a segment encoding these proteins:
- the LOC113780219 gene encoding probable lipid phosphate phosphatase beta: protein MGSTSPTIPPPPSSVLRDLIKFDTALSLRLYTITQPILPYSLLKSLEFSGDGRLFFPLILSLLLYPLSITTAATTNPFLLDLFLGALLDLLLIGLLKHLIRRPRPVYNKNMFVSFAVDHWSFPSGHSSRVSFIATLFYFYSNWVRNLLINSRLNQFVVENIVLIVASWAVITSVSRVLLGRHFVLDVFAGMFLGVLEGFFVFRVFNSENLSSFLR from the coding sequence ATGGGCTCAACGTCCCCAACAATTCCACCACCGCCCTCCTCCGTCCTCCGCGACCTCATCAAATTCGACACTGCCCTTTCCCTCCGCCTCTACACCATAACGCAGCCCATCCTCCCTTACAGTCTCCTCAAATCCCTCGAATTCTCAGGGGACGGTCGCCTCTTCTTCCCTCTAATCCTGTCCCTCCTCCTCTACCCTCTCTCGATCACCACCGCCGCCACCACCAACCCTTTTCTCCTCGACCTGTTTTTAGGAGCACTTCTGGACCTCCTCCTCATTGGCCTCCTCAAACATCTCATCCGCCGCCCCCGACCCGTCTACAACAAAAACATGTTTGTGTCTTTCGCCGTCGACCACTGGTCTTTCCCTTCTGGCCATAGCTCTCGAGTTTCCTTCATTGCcactttattttacttttactcCAATTGGGTCCGCAATCTTTTGATTAATTCAAGACTTAATCAATTCGTGGTGGAAAACATTGTTTTGATCGTCGCCTCCTGGGCTGTAATTACTTCGGTTTCTCGGGTTCTACTTGGAAGGCATTTTGTCCTCGATGTTTTCGCAGGGATGTTTCTGGGAGTTCTTGAaggattttttgtttttcgGGTTTTCAATAGTGAGAATCTCAGCTCATTTCTTAGATAA